One genomic region from Haloarcula taiwanensis encodes:
- a CDS encoding phosphoribosyltransferase, with amino-acid sequence MGELPDEFSCTITDWEYIYGLCRDVADDVKAAEFEPDVVVALARGGWFGGRCLCDFLGLDDLASLKVEHYVGTAAKGEEAQIKYPLADGAVEGKDVLVVDDIADTGQSIETAAECVRDRNPSSVRTATLQLLQTSDHEPEFVGERLDEWTWVVYPWNFVEDMVELVAGVMAKSDQQTHTEDDIRRLLREYHGVSRTNLEIAQPNRLGEVTTEMERRDVVKSVGDGWQLTDD; translated from the coding sequence ATGGGCGAGCTACCGGACGAGTTTTCGTGTACCATCACCGACTGGGAGTACATCTACGGCCTCTGTCGAGACGTGGCCGACGACGTGAAGGCCGCCGAGTTCGAGCCCGACGTGGTCGTCGCGCTGGCGCGGGGCGGTTGGTTCGGCGGGCGCTGTCTCTGTGACTTCCTCGGGCTGGACGACCTGGCGAGCCTGAAAGTCGAACACTACGTCGGGACCGCGGCGAAAGGCGAGGAGGCACAGATTAAGTACCCGCTGGCCGACGGCGCGGTCGAAGGCAAGGACGTGCTGGTCGTCGACGACATCGCCGACACCGGCCAGTCAATCGAGACAGCCGCCGAGTGCGTCCGCGACCGAAACCCAAGCAGCGTCCGAACGGCGACGCTCCAGTTGCTCCAGACCAGCGACCACGAACCGGAGTTCGTCGGCGAGCGCCTCGACGAGTGGACCTGGGTCGTCTACCCCTGGAACTTCGTCGAGGACATGGTCGAACTCGTCGCGGGCGTGATGGCAAAGAGCGATCAGCAGACCCACACCGAAGATGACATCCGCCGTCTGCTCCGGGAGTACCACGGTGTTAGCCGGACGAATCTGGAAATCGCACAGCCGAACCGCTTGGGCGAGGTCACGACCGAGATGGAACGGCGGGACGTCGTCAAATCGGTCGGTGACGGCTGGCAACTCACCGACGACTGA
- a CDS encoding serine--pyruvate aminotransferase — translation MSAGNTGETALERIGYRLSAWVERWMPSPFLFALILSYVVFLAGVGLTGSGPVEMVQFWYDGFWAFLTFSMQMVLILMTGFVVAYHPRVNAGIRRLTELPSTGKQAVVLVGLLTMLLGWVHWGLSLILGAIFAREMGKTAHENDINVHYPVLCVAGYLGLGLTWHWGLSGSAPLLLATEGNEFIQQGVIDVVVSASETIFHPYGLILTGLSIAYALVVLYVITPTGDQARGITHYIPEDDLFESASDGGVEATATTNQVPAERINHSRVLGGIIGLTGIALVASQFVQSGIDALGLNIVNFGFLTIGIFIYMDPQTYREKFGEAATAASGIVLLFPFFAGIQGMMATSGLAQLMANALISVSTPQTFPVIAWLTGATVNIFAPSGGGEWIILGPPILEAAQNLGVPAGQATMAYAVGDAHTNLLNPFWALPLLAITRIKAREMFGYAIAMLLALTPFLAVVLFVLPY, via the coding sequence ATGTCGGCTGGTAACACAGGTGAGACAGCGCTCGAACGTATCGGCTATCGACTCTCTGCGTGGGTGGAACGGTGGATGCCAAGCCCGTTCCTGTTCGCGCTCATCCTCAGCTACGTCGTGTTTCTGGCCGGCGTCGGCCTCACCGGCTCCGGCCCCGTGGAGATGGTCCAGTTCTGGTACGACGGCTTCTGGGCCTTCCTGACGTTCTCGATGCAGATGGTCCTCATCCTGATGACGGGCTTCGTTGTGGCGTACCATCCGCGCGTCAATGCCGGCATCCGCCGGCTGACAGAGCTACCCAGCACCGGAAAGCAGGCGGTCGTCCTCGTCGGACTGTTGACGATGCTGCTTGGCTGGGTCCACTGGGGACTGAGCCTCATCCTCGGCGCGATCTTCGCCCGGGAGATGGGCAAGACCGCCCACGAGAACGACATCAACGTCCACTATCCGGTCCTCTGTGTCGCGGGCTACCTCGGTCTCGGTCTCACCTGGCACTGGGGGCTGTCCGGGTCTGCACCGCTCTTGCTCGCGACGGAGGGCAATGAGTTCATTCAGCAGGGCGTCATTGACGTCGTCGTCTCCGCCTCAGAAACCATCTTCCACCCCTACGGCCTCATTCTGACCGGCCTGTCGATAGCCTACGCGCTCGTCGTCCTCTACGTCATCACGCCGACCGGAGACCAGGCGCGGGGCATCACGCATTACATCCCCGAAGACGACCTGTTCGAATCCGCGAGTGACGGCGGCGTGGAAGCAACCGCAACCACCAATCAGGTCCCGGCCGAGCGCATCAACCACAGTCGCGTTCTCGGCGGGATTATCGGCCTGACCGGCATCGCGCTGGTCGCCTCACAGTTCGTCCAGTCCGGCATCGACGCGCTCGGACTGAACATCGTCAACTTCGGCTTCCTGACGATTGGTATCTTCATTTACATGGACCCACAGACCTACCGGGAGAAGTTCGGCGAGGCGGCGACCGCCGCCTCGGGCATCGTGTTGCTCTTTCCGTTCTTCGCCGGCATTCAGGGCATGATGGCCACCTCCGGGCTGGCGCAGTTGATGGCAAACGCGCTCATCTCGGTCTCGACGCCACAGACGTTCCCGGTCATCGCCTGGCTCACCGGCGCGACGGTCAACATCTTTGCTCCCTCCGGCGGCGGCGAGTGGATCATCCTCGGGCCGCCGATTCTCGAAGCCGCGCAGAACCTCGGGGTCCCGGCCGGTCAGGCGACGATGGCCTACGCCGTCGGCGACGCCCACACGAACCTCCTGAACCCTTTCTGGGCGCTGCCGTTGCTCGCTATCACCCGCATCAAGGCCCGGGAGATGTTCGGCTACGCCATTGCAATGTTGCTCGCGCTGACGCCGTTTCTGGCTGTCGTGCTGTTCGTCCTCCCGTACTGA
- a CDS encoding thiaminase II yields MAFSDHLLDIGENIWDAQKDHPFVRELADGTLDESAFKHWVKQDYRYLQDYARLFALAGATADDESTMTHLLGVAHQVLDTEMDLHREFASEYGISERELESTEKAPTCLAYTNFLVRTAYEGHEAEIAAALYPCMQGYLDVAEHMADLADGEHRYTPFIEMYTSDDFREATGWCRAYVDRCGERYPGQRDAMEDAFLTSAKLEHRFWEMAYTQEGWAL; encoded by the coding sequence ATGGCGTTCAGCGACCACCTGCTTGACATCGGCGAGAACATCTGGGACGCACAGAAGGACCACCCATTTGTCCGCGAACTGGCCGACGGGACGCTCGACGAGTCGGCGTTCAAACACTGGGTGAAACAGGACTACCGGTACCTGCAGGACTACGCGCGGCTGTTCGCGCTCGCCGGCGCGACGGCAGACGACGAGTCGACGATGACGCATCTACTCGGGGTCGCCCATCAGGTGCTGGATACCGAGATGGATCTCCACCGGGAGTTCGCGTCGGAGTACGGTATCTCGGAGCGAGAACTGGAGTCGACCGAGAAAGCCCCGACCTGTCTGGCGTACACGAACTTCCTCGTTCGAACAGCCTACGAGGGCCACGAGGCGGAGATTGCTGCTGCGCTGTACCCCTGCATGCAGGGCTATCTCGACGTGGCCGAGCACATGGCCGATTTGGCTGACGGCGAACACCGGTACACACCGTTCATCGAGATGTACACCAGCGATGACTTCCGCGAGGCGACGGGCTGGTGTCGGGCGTACGTCGACCGCTGTGGCGAGCGGTATCCCGGCCAGCGCGACGCCATGGAGGACGCGTTTCTGACGAGTGCGAAGCTCGAACACCGGTTCTGGGAGATGGCCTACACGCAAGAAGGGTGGGCGCTATGA
- a CDS encoding transcriptional regulator, whose protein sequence is MTLQLPSEIVVERFLPTARAMLATRLDEEGWTQQEIADQLGVTQAAVSKYGSGSVTIEERFRDDARMQQTIERIADGLVAGEMDEYAVLNELLTLVREFEDRGPICAVHEEEMPALQGMGCDLCVRGTDTAVQAERAVLSSVRRATRLLADNDAVVDAIPNVGMNVGMALPDAEDALDVAAVPGRIHNLRGRVNVPSNPEFGASEHVARTILTAMAVDPSCRAALNLTTDEAFLDAAREHGVEPLKFDAGYEDRNERLEATFRERGAVPRVIYHSGAFGIEPITYVFGESAVEAAELMIELLDAADS, encoded by the coding sequence ATGACACTGCAGTTACCGAGCGAAATTGTGGTCGAGCGGTTTCTCCCGACGGCCCGGGCGATGCTCGCCACGAGACTCGACGAGGAGGGCTGGACGCAACAGGAGATCGCCGACCAGCTCGGCGTGACACAGGCCGCAGTGAGCAAATACGGCAGCGGCTCGGTCACCATCGAGGAGCGGTTCCGGGACGACGCCCGGATGCAACAGACCATCGAGCGGATCGCTGACGGCCTGGTCGCGGGCGAGATGGACGAGTACGCGGTGCTGAACGAACTGCTCACCCTGGTACGGGAGTTCGAGGACCGGGGTCCCATCTGTGCGGTCCACGAGGAGGAGATGCCGGCGCTGCAGGGGATGGGCTGTGACCTCTGTGTTCGGGGGACAGACACCGCAGTACAGGCGGAACGGGCTGTGCTGTCGTCAGTCCGGCGAGCCACGCGGCTGCTGGCCGACAACGACGCCGTCGTCGACGCCATCCCGAATGTGGGGATGAACGTCGGCATGGCACTGCCGGACGCCGAAGACGCGCTCGACGTGGCGGCAGTTCCCGGTCGGATTCACAACCTTCGAGGGCGGGTCAACGTGCCGTCGAACCCCGAGTTCGGGGCGTCGGAACACGTCGCCCGGACGATACTGACCGCGATGGCGGTCGATCCCTCGTGCCGAGCGGCGCTCAATCTGACGACTGACGAGGCATTTCTCGATGCTGCCCGGGAACACGGTGTCGAGCCGCTGAAGTTCGACGCCGGCTACGAAGACCGTAACGAACGGCTCGAAGCCACCTTCCGCGAACGCGGCGCTGTTCCGCGTGTCATCTACCACAGCGGTGCGTTCGGTATCGAACCGATAACCTACGTTTTCGGTGAGTCGGCGGTCGAAGCTGCTGAACTGATGATCGAACTTCTCGACGCGGCCGACTCCTGA
- a CDS encoding NADP-dependent malic enzyme, with product MGLDEDALEYHRSKPPGKIEIATTKPTNTQRDLSLAYSPGVAAPCKEIDEDPERAFEYTAKGNLVGVVSDGSAVLGLGDIGPEAGKPVMEGKGVLFKRFADIDVFDVELDTDNAEAMIQTVAAMEPTFGGINLEDIAAPECFEVERRLSEKLDIPVFHDDQHGTAIISGAALVNAADIAEKELEDLEVVFSGAGASAIASAKFYVSLGVSKDNITMCDSSGIITEERATHEELNRFKQEFARDIPEGGLADAMDGADVFVGLSVGGIVDQEMVQSMASDPIIFAMANPDPEIDYESAKSARDDTVIMATGRSDYPNQVNNVLGFPFIFRGALDVRATEINEEMKVAAARALADLAKQDVPDEVVKAYGDQPLQFGPDYIIPKPLDPRVLFEVTPAVAEAAIESGAARTEIDTEAYVEELEARLGKSREMMRVVLNKAKSDPQRVVLAEGHDEKMIRAAYQLVEQGIAEPILIGDADRIESTRRKFGLEFDPVVVDPETADVADYADRLYELRQRKGVTRREADELIRDGNYLGSVMVEMGDADAMLTGLTHHYPSALRPPLQVIGTADDADYAAGVYMLTFKNRVIFCADTTVNQAPDADVLEEVTRHTGELARRFNVEPRAAMLSYSNFGSVDNLGTKKIRRAVSRLQDDDRVDFPVDGEMQADTAVVEDILQDTYEFSELDDPANVLVFPNLEAGNIGYKLLQRLGGAEAIGPMLVGMDKPVHVLQRGDEVKDIVNLAGVAVVDAQQE from the coding sequence ATGGGACTTGACGAGGACGCACTGGAGTACCACCGGAGCAAGCCGCCGGGGAAGATAGAGATTGCGACAACAAAGCCGACGAACACCCAACGTGACCTCTCGCTGGCGTACTCGCCCGGCGTGGCCGCACCGTGTAAGGAGATAGACGAAGACCCCGAGCGGGCCTTTGAGTACACCGCGAAGGGGAACCTCGTCGGCGTCGTCTCCGACGGGTCCGCCGTGCTCGGCCTGGGCGACATCGGTCCGGAGGCCGGGAAGCCGGTCATGGAAGGCAAGGGCGTGCTGTTCAAGCGGTTCGCCGACATCGACGTGTTCGACGTGGAACTGGACACGGACAACGCTGAGGCGATGATACAGACGGTGGCGGCGATGGAACCGACCTTCGGCGGTATCAACCTGGAAGACATTGCCGCCCCGGAGTGTTTCGAAGTCGAGCGCCGACTCAGCGAGAAACTCGACATCCCGGTGTTCCACGATGACCAACACGGGACCGCGATCATCTCCGGCGCGGCGCTCGTCAACGCGGCCGACATCGCCGAGAAGGAACTGGAGGACCTAGAGGTCGTCTTCTCCGGGGCCGGAGCGTCCGCGATTGCCTCGGCGAAGTTCTACGTCTCTCTGGGCGTCTCGAAGGACAACATCACAATGTGTGACTCCTCGGGTATCATCACTGAGGAGCGGGCGACCCACGAGGAACTCAACCGGTTCAAACAGGAGTTCGCCCGGGATATTCCGGAGGGTGGCCTCGCCGACGCGATGGACGGGGCCGACGTGTTCGTCGGGCTCTCAGTCGGCGGCATCGTCGACCAGGAGATGGTGCAGTCGATGGCCAGCGACCCCATCATCTTCGCGATGGCGAACCCGGATCCAGAAATCGACTACGAGTCTGCCAAGTCCGCCCGTGACGACACGGTTATCATGGCGACCGGTCGTTCAGACTACCCGAATCAGGTCAACAACGTCCTCGGGTTCCCGTTTATTTTCCGCGGCGCGCTCGACGTGCGAGCGACCGAAATCAACGAGGAAATGAAGGTGGCAGCGGCCCGAGCGCTGGCCGACCTCGCCAAGCAGGATGTGCCCGACGAGGTCGTCAAGGCTTACGGCGACCAGCCGCTGCAATTCGGCCCGGACTACATCATTCCGAAACCGCTGGACCCGCGGGTCCTGTTCGAGGTGACGCCCGCGGTCGCCGAGGCCGCCATCGAGAGCGGCGCGGCACGGACGGAAATCGATACGGAGGCCTACGTCGAGGAACTCGAAGCCCGGCTTGGCAAGTCCCGCGAGATGATGCGCGTCGTGCTCAACAAAGCCAAGAGCGACCCCCAGCGCGTCGTGCTCGCCGAGGGCCACGACGAGAAGATGATCCGCGCGGCCTACCAGCTGGTCGAACAGGGTATCGCCGAGCCGATACTCATCGGCGACGCCGACCGCATCGAGTCCACGCGCCGGAAGTTCGGGCTTGAGTTCGACCCCGTCGTCGTCGACCCTGAGACGGCCGACGTGGCCGACTACGCCGACCGGCTGTACGAACTCCGCCAGCGCAAGGGCGTCACGCGCCGCGAGGCCGACGAGCTCATTCGGGACGGGAACTACCTCGGCAGCGTCATGGTCGAGATGGGCGACGCCGACGCGATGCTGACCGGCCTGACCCACCACTATCCCTCGGCGCTGCGCCCGCCGCTCCAGGTTATCGGGACGGCTGACGACGCCGACTACGCGGCCGGCGTCTACATGCTGACGTTCAAGAACCGCGTCATCTTCTGTGCCGACACCACCGTGAATCAGGCCCCCGACGCGGACGTGCTGGAGGAGGTCACCCGCCACACGGGGGAACTGGCCCGCCGGTTCAACGTCGAACCGCGGGCAGCGATGCTGTCGTACTCCAACTTCGGCAGCGTCGACAACCTCGGGACGAAGAAGATCCGCCGGGCTGTCTCTCGCCTGCAGGACGACGACCGCGTCGACTTCCCGGTCGACGGGGAGATGCAGGCCGACACCGCCGTCGTGGAGGACATCCTGCAGGACACCTACGAGTTCTCGGAACTCGACGACCCCGCGAACGTCCTCGTGTTCCCCAACCTCGAAGCCGGGAACATCGGCTACAAGCTCCTCCAGCGGCTTGGCGGCGCTGAGGCCATCGGGCCGATGCTCGTCGGCATGGACAAGCCGGTCCACGTCCTCCAGCGCGGCGACGAGGTCAAGGACATCGTGAACCTCGCCGGCGTCGCTGTCGTCGACGCGCAACAGGAGTAA
- a CDS encoding ribonuclease H, whose protein sequence is MAAYGRPSLRDLFDESPTPHIAHPPRSHHRDFYIATDGSFRPHNGTTSPDSEAASSTGGLGVVVETLDGERVVRLSVPDTCPDNNVAEYRALHLGLDVLARRAPPNARVGLLIDHDQLAENVNAEVLASHGSAYDPPHSVSVPPATGLHWRGIQARINGFGEVRAARISGDRNPAHPLANAPDQYAHVNGEPDRCVLPDAPTVNERVPPPSRAERGGASD, encoded by the coding sequence ATGGCCGCTTACGGCCGGCCGTCACTTCGAGACCTGTTCGATGAATCACCGACGCCGCACATCGCGCATCCACCGCGGAGTCACCATCGAGACTTCTACATCGCCACAGACGGGTCGTTCAGACCCCACAACGGCACCACATCACCCGACAGCGAGGCAGCTAGCTCGACCGGCGGACTGGGTGTCGTCGTGGAAACTCTCGACGGTGAGCGCGTCGTCAGGCTATCGGTCCCGGACACCTGCCCCGACAACAACGTTGCGGAGTATCGGGCACTCCATCTGGGGCTTGACGTGCTTGCGAGACGGGCTCCGCCCAACGCCCGCGTCGGCTTACTCATCGACCACGACCAGCTCGCTGAGAACGTGAACGCGGAGGTACTGGCCTCTCACGGCTCCGCCTACGACCCACCACACTCCGTGTCGGTCCCGCCGGCGACAGGGCTGCACTGGCGCGGGATTCAGGCACGTATCAACGGGTTCGGCGAGGTCCGCGCCGCACGGATTTCCGGCGACCGCAACCCCGCGCATCCGCTCGCGAACGCGCCCGACCAGTACGCCCACGTCAACGGCGAACCGGACCGGTGTGTCCTCCCCGACGCGCCGACCGTGAACGAACGCGTCCCGCCGCCGTCGCGTGCCGAGCGCGGCGGGGCATCGGACTGA
- a CDS encoding tRNA pseudouridine(13) synthase TruD — translation MRDAHPIERAVGMEYYVSDADGVGGRLRAAPADFRVRELEAFDTEPVDADTGAYPHLVFRAELRNWETNDFASELSDRLGISRERVSWAGTKDKRAVTTQLFSVKGVAAGDLPDIGGTDIEVVGRAGRPILFGDLAGNAFEIVVRDTENADAAASVVADLQAFAAGEDPTAGEDRSSDAALPAGDTTVGVPNYFGQQRFGSRRPVTHEVGLAIARGEWEDAVLAYVGNPHDREPESTREARAYVDETHDWAGALDRLPGALGYERSICHRLVENGADEPTDFREALEALPSNLQSLFVNAAQSYVFNRILSERLERGLPFDRPVEGDVVCFRDSDAPEDFPIPDADRTQEVTAKRLSTVERHCERGRAFVTAPLVGTDTDLGGGEPGDIARGVLDDLGLERGDFDLPGAFDSDGTRRAILLRTDLGVDRTGDDLTFTFSLPKGSYATVVLREFRKGDPAE, via the coding sequence ATGCGAGACGCCCATCCAATCGAGCGAGCGGTCGGCATGGAGTACTACGTCAGCGACGCCGACGGGGTGGGCGGCCGCCTCCGTGCCGCCCCGGCGGACTTCCGGGTTCGGGAACTGGAGGCGTTCGACACCGAGCCGGTCGACGCCGACACCGGCGCGTACCCGCATCTCGTCTTCCGGGCGGAGCTTCGCAACTGGGAGACCAACGACTTCGCCAGCGAACTCTCCGACCGACTGGGGATCTCCCGCGAGCGGGTGTCGTGGGCGGGGACGAAGGACAAGCGCGCGGTCACGACCCAGCTGTTCTCGGTGAAAGGCGTCGCGGCCGGGGACCTGCCGGATATCGGCGGCACGGACATCGAAGTCGTCGGCCGCGCCGGCCGCCCCATCCTCTTTGGCGACCTGGCTGGCAACGCCTTCGAAATCGTCGTCCGGGACACCGAGAACGCCGACGCCGCCGCGAGCGTCGTGGCGGACCTCCAGGCGTTCGCCGCCGGGGAGGACCCGACTGCGGGCGAGGACCGCTCCAGCGACGCCGCGCTACCGGCCGGCGACACGACGGTCGGCGTGCCCAACTACTTCGGCCAGCAGCGGTTCGGGTCCCGCCGGCCGGTCACCCACGAGGTTGGGCTGGCCATCGCTCGCGGCGAGTGGGAGGATGCGGTTCTCGCCTACGTCGGGAACCCCCACGACCGCGAACCCGAGTCAACCCGGGAAGCCCGCGCGTACGTCGACGAAACTCACGACTGGGCCGGCGCGCTGGACAGGCTGCCCGGCGCGTTGGGCTACGAGCGCTCCATCTGTCACCGCCTGGTCGAGAACGGGGCCGATGAGCCGACGGATTTCCGTGAGGCGCTAGAAGCGCTACCGTCGAACCTCCAGTCGCTGTTCGTCAACGCTGCACAGTCCTACGTGTTCAACCGCATCCTCTCGGAGCGGCTGGAGCGGGGGCTCCCCTTCGACCGGCCGGTCGAGGGCGACGTGGTCTGTTTCCGGGACAGCGACGCGCCCGAGGACTTCCCGATTCCGGACGCCGACCGCACCCAAGAGGTCACGGCAAAGCGGCTCTCGACCGTCGAGCGTCACTGCGAGCGTGGTCGAGCGTTTGTCACCGCGCCGCTGGTCGGGACCGACACCGACCTCGGCGGCGGCGAGCCGGGCGACATCGCCCGCGGGGTCCTCGACGACCTCGGGCTCGAACGCGGCGATTTCGACCTCCCCGGGGCGTTCGACAGCGACGGGACGCGCCGCGCGATACTGCTCCGGACCGACCTCGGCGTCGACCGTACCGGCGACGACCTGACGTTCACCTTCTCGCTGCCGAAGGGGAGCTACGCGACAGTCGTCCTCCGGGAGTTCCGGAAAGGCGACCCGGCAGAGTGA
- a CDS encoding MFS transporter: protein MATETGAEGDVDLLDSFRQFFALERDVLVLSLSMLAFSLAFQMTSRYVPEYMRILGASAGVIGLYGSVGNLISAVYPYPGGAVSDRIGSRLALTAFATLATVGFGIWYLASVIGDIALGTVTLPAWTLVFVGLFLAQAWKSFGLGATFAIVKQSVPPGRLAMGFASTEMFRRIGFLLGPLAAAALLATTATFVEGFQRVLAVALACGVVATVAQHVLYDASEDTLGKSFEGIDQILADLRTMPATLRPLLVADTLVRFANGMVYVFFVIVVTEFLAVGFTGFGVQLRPDAFFGVLLGVEMVVAILSMAPVAKLTEWAGLKPAVALGFLVYAVFPLLLIFAPGDQWVLVLLFAFSGLRFAGLPAHKALIVGPAKQDTGGRVTGTYYLLRNTLVIPSAALGGWLYGSEWAVGVGGVTLRAGPELAFGVATAVGLAGVAYFVAFGREFEAYE from the coding sequence ATGGCAACTGAGACGGGAGCCGAGGGGGACGTAGATCTTCTCGACTCCTTTCGGCAGTTCTTCGCGCTGGAGCGGGACGTGCTCGTGCTGTCGCTGTCCATGCTGGCATTCAGCCTCGCGTTCCAGATGACCAGCCGGTACGTCCCCGAGTACATGCGGATTCTGGGGGCCAGTGCCGGCGTCATCGGCCTGTACGGGAGCGTCGGGAACCTCATCAGCGCGGTGTACCCCTACCCCGGCGGCGCGGTGTCTGACCGCATCGGCTCGCGGCTGGCACTGACCGCCTTCGCGACGCTGGCGACGGTCGGCTTCGGTATCTGGTATCTCGCTTCGGTCATCGGCGACATCGCGCTTGGAACGGTGACGCTGCCGGCCTGGACGCTCGTGTTCGTCGGCCTCTTTCTCGCACAGGCTTGGAAGTCCTTCGGGCTGGGTGCGACATTCGCTATCGTCAAGCAGAGCGTCCCGCCGGGGCGACTGGCGATGGGATTTGCCAGCACGGAGATGTTCCGCCGCATCGGCTTCCTGCTCGGACCGCTCGCCGCCGCGGCGCTGCTGGCGACGACTGCGACGTTCGTCGAGGGGTTCCAGCGCGTGCTGGCGGTCGCGCTTGCCTGTGGCGTCGTCGCCACTGTCGCTCAGCACGTCCTCTACGACGCCAGCGAGGACACGCTCGGGAAGTCCTTCGAGGGCATCGACCAGATTCTCGCCGACCTGCGGACGATGCCGGCGACGCTCCGCCCGCTGCTGGTCGCCGATACGCTCGTCCGGTTCGCTAACGGCATGGTGTATGTCTTCTTCGTCATCGTCGTCACCGAGTTCCTCGCTGTGGGGTTCACCGGCTTCGGCGTCCAGTTGCGGCCCGACGCCTTCTTTGGCGTCCTGCTCGGCGTCGAGATGGTCGTCGCTATCCTCTCGATGGCCCCCGTCGCAAAACTCACCGAGTGGGCCGGCCTCAAGCCCGCCGTCGCACTGGGCTTTCTCGTCTACGCCGTCTTTCCACTCTTGCTCATCTTCGCACCGGGTGACCAGTGGGTGCTGGTGCTGTTGTTCGCGTTTTCGGGCCTGCGATTTGCCGGCCTGCCCGCTCACAAGGCGCTCATCGTCGGCCCGGCGAAACAGGATACTGGCGGCCGCGTCACCGGGACGTACTACCTGCTTCGGAATACGCTGGTCATCCCCAGCGCTGCGCTCGGTGGCTGGCTGTACGGCAGTGAGTGGGCCGTCGGCGTCGGTGGCGTGACGCTACGGGCCGGCCCCGAACTCGCCTTCGGCGTCGCTACCGCCGTCGGACTGGCCGGCGTCGCCTACTTCGTCGCCTTCGGTCGGGAGTTCGAAGCCTACGAGTAG
- a CDS encoding 3-phosphoglycerate dehydrogenase produces the protein MSHKVVVSDTKVMDGETRAAVLDAVEATVKTTAAKEPAAVARAVNDADALIVDAGTQVTAEVVEAGDSLKVVGRAGIGVDNIDVRAAVDAGVRVVNVPDYSVEEVSTHTFALTLACLRKIPTFDRSVKRGEWEWTVGQPMRRLAGSTVGLVAFGKLASRFAAKLRGFDVDVVAHDPYVPEYRMGDLGVESVTFETLLADSDIVSLHAPLTDETREMVDADALDRMRDDALLVNTARGGLVDETALYDALVSGDLGGAGLDVREPEPPGDAPLHDLDSVVCSPHVAWYSEESRVELTQTVAEDVIRVLRGEEPENPIDPATGWF, from the coding sequence ATGTCTCACAAAGTTGTCGTCTCTGACACCAAAGTGATGGACGGAGAGACACGGGCGGCGGTGCTGGATGCGGTTGAAGCGACCGTCAAAACGACAGCGGCGAAAGAACCGGCGGCCGTCGCGCGCGCAGTGAACGACGCTGATGCGTTAATTGTCGACGCCGGCACACAGGTCACAGCCGAGGTCGTCGAAGCCGGGGACTCGCTCAAAGTGGTGGGGCGGGCTGGCATCGGCGTGGACAACATCGACGTGCGAGCGGCGGTCGATGCCGGTGTGAGGGTGGTCAATGTCCCGGACTACTCTGTCGAGGAGGTGTCAACTCATACGTTCGCGCTCACGCTGGCTTGCCTGCGGAAGATACCGACGTTTGACCGCTCGGTCAAGCGTGGTGAGTGGGAGTGGACTGTCGGCCAGCCGATGCGCCGTCTTGCCGGTAGTACCGTGGGTCTCGTTGCCTTCGGTAAGCTTGCCAGCCGCTTCGCCGCGAAGCTTCGAGGGTTCGACGTCGATGTCGTCGCCCACGACCCGTACGTGCCCGAGTACCGGATGGGCGACCTCGGTGTCGAGTCAGTCACCTTCGAGACGTTGCTGGCCGATTCCGATATCGTCTCGCTGCACGCCCCGCTGACCGACGAGACACGGGAGATGGTCGACGCGGACGCGCTCGACCGGATGCGCGACGACGCGCTGCTCGTGAACACGGCCAGAGGCGGCCTCGTCGACGAAACGGCGCTGTACGACGCGCTCGTCAGCGGCGACCTCGGCGGGGCCGGACTAGACGTGCGCGAGCCAGAACCGCCCGGAGACGCACCGCTTCATGACCTCGATAGCGTTGTCTGTAGTCCCCACGTCGCGTGGTATTCCGAAGAGTCCCGGGTCGAACTGACACAGACCGTGGCCGAAGACGTCATCCGGGTACTGCGGGGCGAGGAGCCCGAGAATCCCATCGACCCCGCGACCGGCTGGTTCTGA